The Cryptococcus neoformans var. neoformans B-3501A chromosome 4, whole genome shotgun sequence genome has a window encoding:
- a CDS encoding hypothetical protein (HMMPfam hit to SNase, Staphylococcal nuclease homologue, score: 100.2, E(): 5.1e-27) → MSASYSPQKNPQHQQLSSEPPHASSSAWSGNLGEDPVFIGIVSAVGASAFTLLGVMGYRRYWRRIKNADYVTSELLRRKTWVKGIVTSVGDGDNLRLYHTPGPFFQYPLKIRSVPTTQKGLRNETISIRIAGVDAPENAHFGNPAQPHARESLEWLRATILGKRMRCQLLAKDQYNRIVAVPYISRRFWWDRPLPLMMLREGMAVVYKAGGADYGPWGLDEMLKVEAEARNAKRGLWALKKFESPGDFKARMKLKSDVSEERPEGKLPSGWIALVKRLMGRT, encoded by the exons ATGTCCGCCTCATACTCACCCCAAAAAAATCCTCAGCACCAGCAACTTTCGTCCGAGCCGCCCCACGCCAGCTCCTCTGCTTGGAGCGGTAATCTCGGCGAAGATCCGGTCTTCATAGGCATAGTATCCGCTGTGGGAGCAAGTGCCTTTACACTTTTAGGTGTTATGGGCTACCGGAGGTATTGGAGACGTATCAAGAATGCCGACTACGTAACGAGCGAGCTTTTAAGACGGAAAACCTGGGTCAAGGGTATTGTGACGAG CGTCGGAGATGGAG ATAATTTGCGGCTATATCATACGCCGGGGCCCTTCTTTCAATATCCATTGAAGATCCGTTCTGTACCTACAACTCAAAAGG GGCTGAGAAACGAAACCATCAGTATCCGTATAGCTGGCGTAGATGCTCCCGAAAACGCCCACTTCGGTAACCCCGCACAGCCCCATGCTAGAGAATCTCTCGAGTGGTTAAGAGCTACCATCTTGGGCAAGCGCATGCGTTGCCAGCTTTTGGCTAAAGATCAGTATAACAGAATC GTCGCTGTGCCGTATATCTCCCGAAGGTTTTGGTGGGATAGGCCTTTGCCTCTTATGATGTTAAGGGAAGGCATGGCTGTGGTATACAAAGCAGGAGGAGCTGATTATGGTCCATGGGGTCTCGATGAAATGTTGAAAGTAGAGGCAGAAGCCAG AAACGCAAAGAGGGGTTTATGGGCACTAAAGAAATTCGAAAGTCCGGGGGATTTCAAAGCCCGCATGAAGCTAAAAAGTGATGTCTCTGAAGAACGGCCTGAAGGGAAATTGCCCTCAGGCTGGATAGCACTGGTGAAGAGACTGATGGGTCGCACTTGA